One Streptomyces hundungensis DNA segment encodes these proteins:
- a CDS encoding sensor histidine kinase — MTDTITTRPEAETFVHPALFYQGLEEYVRETGSFVRGALAADEPVFVAVPTSRLDALRQELGPDAASVDFADMTELGRNPGRILAALQGFADRHPGRAARIIGEPIWAGRSRAEILEATRHEALINTAFHDRRATILCPYDTSCLPSSVIADARRTHPTLIENSRTGSSSAYTAAEVVCADCDVPLPEPDAAEVCLEYAAGDLGEVREQADAWARRMELSPARRGDLVIAISEAAANSVAHGGGSGTLRLWTSACGTAVAEVRDGGRLSDPLAGRRRPSLASSNGGRGLWMIHQLCDLVEVRAQETGLTLRLHVSPAHV; from the coding sequence ATGACCGACACCATCACCACGCGCCCCGAGGCGGAGACGTTCGTCCACCCCGCCCTCTTCTACCAGGGCCTGGAGGAGTACGTACGGGAGACGGGCAGCTTCGTCCGGGGCGCTCTCGCCGCCGACGAGCCGGTCTTCGTCGCCGTCCCGACGTCCCGGCTGGATGCCCTGCGCCAGGAACTGGGTCCGGACGCCGCCTCGGTCGACTTCGCCGACATGACCGAGCTCGGCCGCAACCCGGGCCGCATCCTCGCCGCCCTCCAGGGCTTCGCCGACCGGCACCCGGGCCGGGCCGCCCGGATCATAGGCGAGCCGATCTGGGCCGGCCGTTCGCGGGCCGAGATCTTGGAGGCGACCCGGCACGAAGCCCTGATCAACACCGCGTTCCACGACCGCAGGGCCACGATTCTCTGCCCGTACGACACGAGCTGTCTGCCTTCCTCGGTGATCGCCGACGCGAGACGCACCCATCCCACGCTGATCGAGAACAGCCGGACCGGGTCCAGTTCCGCGTATACCGCCGCCGAGGTCGTGTGCGCGGACTGCGATGTGCCGCTGCCCGAGCCGGATGCGGCCGAGGTGTGTCTGGAGTACGCGGCCGGTGACCTCGGCGAGGTCCGCGAGCAGGCGGACGCCTGGGCACGGCGGATGGAGCTGAGCCCCGCGCGCCGCGGTGACCTGGTCATCGCCATCAGCGAGGCGGCCGCCAACTCCGTCGCCCACGGCGGCGGAAGCGGCACCCTGCGCCTGTGGACCAGCGCGTGCGGCACAGCGGTCGCGGAGGTCCGCGACGGTGGCCGGCTGAGCGATCCACTGGCGGGGCGCCGTCGCCCTTCGCTGGCCTCCAGCAACGGCGGTCGCGGTCTGTGGATGATCCACCAGCTCTGCGACCTCGTCGAGGTCCGGGCCCAGGAGACCGGCCTCACCCTGCGTCTGCACGTCTCCCCCGCACACGTCTGA
- a CDS encoding MEDS domain-containing protein, translated as MSTSRGPAPVAEGDHSFFAYDDDTEWADVVLRSVHAGLGSGRRVLCDVDAKPTGVVLDVLRSGGIDVTAAQEGGRLRVATSGGFFRRHLPFDPDRVIPLVRAACAEAIADGFAGLTVLEDKSWCARGVPGAERLLEYELRLDREVYADLPVTGLCMFDRRVVPARLAGLLSGAHHSAVSATAEPEPRPFTVSALRDGAGVRLSGSADLDSRSDLAAALAAITGIPGPTVQLDLTHATFIDAEAVAALVEATHRLRRQGRRLMLHNPPYSLRRVAQLFPDECGALEVPV; from the coding sequence GTGTCCACATCCCGTGGCCCCGCGCCGGTCGCCGAGGGTGACCACTCCTTCTTCGCGTACGACGACGACACCGAGTGGGCGGACGTGGTGCTGCGTTCCGTGCACGCGGGACTGGGCAGCGGCCGACGGGTCCTGTGCGACGTCGACGCCAAGCCGACGGGTGTGGTCCTCGACGTGCTGAGGAGCGGCGGCATAGACGTGACCGCGGCCCAGGAGGGCGGGCGGCTGAGGGTGGCCACCTCGGGCGGCTTCTTCCGCCGGCATCTGCCCTTCGATCCGGACCGGGTCATCCCCCTGGTGCGTGCCGCGTGCGCCGAGGCCATCGCCGACGGGTTCGCCGGTCTGACGGTCCTCGAGGACAAGTCCTGGTGTGCCCGGGGGGTCCCCGGCGCGGAGCGGCTGCTGGAGTACGAACTGCGTCTGGATCGCGAGGTCTACGCGGATCTGCCGGTGACGGGGCTGTGCATGTTCGACCGCCGCGTCGTGCCCGCGCGCCTGGCGGGGCTCCTGAGCGGTGCGCACCACAGCGCGGTGTCCGCGACGGCGGAGCCCGAGCCGCGGCCCTTCACGGTCAGCGCCCTGCGGGACGGCGCGGGTGTCCGGCTCAGCGGCAGCGCCGATCTCGACAGCCGGTCGGACCTGGCCGCGGCGCTGGCCGCGATCACCGGGATTCCGGGGCCGACGGTCCAACTCGACCTGACCCACGCGACGTTCATCGACGCGGAGGCGGTCGCCGCCCTCGTCGAGGCGACGCATCGACTGCGCCGCCAGGGGCGACGCCTGATGCTCCACAACCCGCCCTACTCGCTGCGCCGGGTCGCGCAGCTGTTCCCGGACGAGTGTGGCGCGTTGGAGGTGCCCGTATGA